One genomic segment of Chloroflexota bacterium includes these proteins:
- a CDS encoding C39 family peptidase: MARQRRGMGWRTIGLERDWKAGRCDNLMEDHLTSSKTRDQAPLRLLLTAAGTLLLGAILLLLLVGCARYGGAEGLVKRIQVELASQKPHPEMVPTPLPTPTRAAAETNGPSPTAAASTPLETLVLSPSSPSAVESAEQTPDADLADSVPDEPTPTLIATPMAPSASPTAAGLPVALALEGLSHYWQTWNNCGPATLAMNLSYFGSTLSQEETAAVLKPDDDDKNVSPREMAEFSRALGLRALVQVNGNPAVLRRLLDAGVPVLIETWLEPEPNDGMGHYRLLTGFDDSRRQWIVYDSYVSEGVDPEKPYAGIRLSYDETEALWRVFNRTYLAIFDDARAPAVLEILRDEVDAGTMWTRSRATAQAEVERQPDDAYAWFNLGSSLVSLGRYDEAASAFDRARVIGLPWRMLWYQFGPFEAYFETGRFAEVIALADATIATVDNIEEIHFWKGKAYQATGDLQAARAALEQAIGYNPNFVGAVEALAELGTTD, encoded by the coding sequence ATGGCCAGACAGCGCCGCGGCATGGGTTGGCGAACGATCGGATTGGAGAGAGACTGGAAAGCAGGGCGCTGCGACAACCTAATGGAGGACCATCTGACTTCTTCGAAGACACGCGACCAGGCACCTTTGCGCCTCTTGCTGACCGCGGCCGGCACCCTGCTGCTGGGTGCCATCCTGCTTCTTCTGCTGGTGGGCTGCGCTCGCTACGGGGGCGCGGAAGGACTGGTCAAACGCATCCAGGTTGAGCTCGCCTCCCAGAAACCCCATCCCGAAATGGTGCCAACACCGCTGCCGACGCCGACGCGCGCTGCTGCTGAGACCAATGGTCCATCGCCAACGGCTGCTGCTTCAACCCCGCTGGAAACGCTTGTGCTATCGCCATCCTCCCCCAGCGCGGTGGAATCAGCGGAACAGACACCGGACGCCGATCTCGCTGATTCAGTTCCCGATGAGCCAACACCGACACTGATAGCGACTCCGATGGCGCCTTCTGCCAGCCCGACCGCTGCAGGCTTGCCCGTGGCGCTTGCGTTGGAAGGTTTGTCTCATTATTGGCAGACCTGGAACAACTGTGGCCCTGCAACCCTGGCGATGAATCTGAGCTACTTCGGCAGCACCTTGAGCCAGGAGGAGACAGCGGCCGTTCTCAAGCCGGACGACGACGACAAGAATGTCAGTCCCCGGGAGATGGCGGAATTCTCGCGGGCGCTGGGATTGCGGGCGTTGGTTCAGGTCAATGGCAATCCGGCCGTTTTGCGCCGGCTGCTGGACGCCGGCGTTCCCGTGTTGATCGAAACCTGGCTGGAGCCTGAGCCAAACGATGGCATGGGCCACTATCGTCTGCTAACAGGCTTCGACGACTCGCGGCGGCAGTGGATCGTTTATGACAGTTACGTCAGCGAGGGAGTCGATCCCGAAAAGCCCTATGCGGGCATCCGGTTGAGTTACGATGAGACGGAAGCGCTGTGGCGGGTATTCAACCGGACCTATCTGGCAATCTTCGATGACGCGCGAGCGCCGGCTGTGCTGGAAATCCTGCGTGATGAGGTTGATGCCGGAACGATGTGGACGCGGTCGAGGGCAACCGCCCAGGCTGAGGTCGAGAGACAGCCGGACGATGCCTACGCCTGGTTCAATCTGGGCAGCAGCCTGGTCTCGCTGGGCCGGTACGACGAGGCTGCCAGTGCCTTCGACCGGGCCCGGGTGATTGGTTTGCCCTGGCGAATGCTTTGGTACCAGTTCGGGCCCTTCGAGGCCTATTTTGAGACGGGGCGATTCGCCGAGGTCATTGCTCTGGCAGATGCAACTATCGCCACGGTCGACAACATCGAGGAGATTCATTTTTGGAAGGGCAAGGCGTACCAGGCGACGGGTGACCTGCAAGCGGCCCGAGCGGCTTTAGAACAGGCCATCGGTTACAACCCAAACTTCGTTGGGGCGGTTGAGGCCCTGGCGGAATTGGGAACCACCGACTGA
- the murJ gene encoding murein biosynthesis integral membrane protein MurJ, whose protein sequence is MTNESATAAGETRRQNSQRLTHISRNTLIVAASFGLAAVVGLVRNVVIAQQFGIGADLDAYFAAFKLPDLLFTIVAGGALATAFIPIFANFLSAGDRKGAWRLASAITNLVMIVVSTLAILAAVAAPWLVETLIAPGFSAAQQAETVDVMRIVLISTVIFGISAVQGSVLHGFKHFLLPALAPVVYPLGIVVGAIFLAPTMGIKGLAIGAVIGSLLNLLIKVPGLIYYGFHWWPVLDLRGVHAEPVRRVLVLMGPRVLDLAVFHATLLAATNLASRLGEGSVSALEWGWDAMQLPETVIGTAFGLVAFPTMAELAARNDRDGLRDTLGETLRAVIAFSVPAAVGLILLGRPLLALLYQRGAFDTQATEAVYTTLRLFALGLVGHVCLELVARAYFAERDTITPLIVAVVFAVVYLLLAIALMVPMGAGGLALANSLAITAEVLTLVWILRRRWDGIQGMATLCSLARVLLASGIMALALLAVLAAAESAGLDALPTVVIAGGIGFLTYLVAGLLLDVRILRELPRALLGMESDW, encoded by the coding sequence ATGACCAACGAATCGGCTACTGCCGCTGGCGAGACACGTCGCCAAAACTCGCAGCGACTGACCCACATCAGCCGCAACACCCTCATCGTCGCTGCATCTTTTGGGTTGGCAGCCGTGGTGGGCCTGGTGCGAAACGTTGTCATTGCTCAGCAGTTTGGCATCGGTGCAGACCTGGACGCCTATTTCGCGGCCTTCAAGCTGCCCGACCTGCTTTTCACCATCGTGGCGGGGGGTGCCCTGGCAACGGCATTCATCCCGATTTTTGCCAACTTCCTTTCGGCGGGGGATCGAAAGGGAGCCTGGCGTCTCGCCAGCGCCATCACCAATCTGGTGATGATCGTAGTGTCGACCCTTGCAATCCTGGCCGCGGTCGCTGCGCCATGGTTGGTAGAGACATTGATCGCTCCTGGATTTAGCGCAGCCCAACAGGCTGAAACGGTCGATGTGATGCGCATCGTGCTGATCTCGACGGTCATCTTTGGCATAAGTGCCGTTCAGGGCAGCGTGTTGCACGGCTTCAAACACTTCCTGTTGCCCGCCTTGGCGCCGGTGGTCTATCCACTGGGTATCGTGGTGGGTGCCATCTTTCTGGCGCCAACCATGGGTATCAAGGGCCTGGCAATTGGCGCTGTGATCGGCTCGTTGCTGAACCTGCTCATCAAGGTACCTGGATTGATCTATTATGGATTCCACTGGTGGCCGGTGCTGGATCTGCGGGGTGTCCACGCGGAGCCAGTGCGCCGGGTGCTGGTGCTGATGGGGCCGCGCGTGCTCGATCTGGCCGTGTTTCACGCCACGCTGCTGGCGGCGACTAATCTAGCTTCCCGGCTGGGTGAGGGCAGCGTCAGTGCTCTTGAATGGGGGTGGGACGCTATGCAGTTGCCCGAGACGGTCATTGGCACGGCGTTCGGATTGGTGGCATTCCCGACCATGGCGGAACTGGCGGCACGTAACGATCGCGACGGGCTGCGTGACACCCTGGGTGAAACCCTGCGAGCGGTGATTGCTTTCAGTGTGCCCGCGGCTGTGGGCTTGATCCTCTTGGGCCGGCCGCTCCTGGCCCTGCTCTATCAACGAGGCGCTTTCGATACCCAGGCGACGGAAGCGGTCTACACCACCCTGCGGCTCTTCGCCCTGGGCCTGGTTGGCCACGTATGCCTTGAGCTTGTGGCCAGGGCGTATTTCGCAGAGAGGGATACTATCACGCCGCTGATTGTTGCCGTGGTATTCGCTGTTGTCTATCTGTTACTGGCAATTGCCCTGATGGTGCCCATGGGCGCGGGTGGCCTGGCTCTGGCCAATTCACTGGCCATCACTGCCGAAGTGCTGACGCTGGTGTGGATACTGCGCCGGCGCTGGGATGGCATCCAGGGGATGGCTACCCTGTGCTCGTTGGCGCGGGTTCTTCTGGCCAGTGGCATTATGGCATTGGCGCTGTTGGCGGTTCTGGCCGCAGCGGAGAGCGCAGGTCTGGACGCCCTGCCGACCGTGGTCATCGCCGGTGGTATTGGCTTTCTGACCTACCTGGTGGCAGGGTTGCTTCTGGACGTGCGAATCCTGCGCGAGCTACCGAGAGCGCTGTTGGGAATGGAAAGCGACTGGTAA
- a CDS encoding DJ-1/PfpI family protein, protein MMIFVLWGTQFDEVPVTVFVSVLREAGLKVKIVGLHGQHITGTHGLAIEPDMRLGEALAAAPETECLVIPAGLRMLNQFRHDPRLAQLLKQVCTSDAKIVAGPGGDSGARDRRMLQAGDVEFFPPEEGIFEFARHLASTLQS, encoded by the coding sequence ATGATGATATTCGTACTCTGGGGAACCCAGTTCGACGAGGTGCCAGTCACCGTTTTCGTCAGTGTTCTGCGAGAGGCCGGACTAAAGGTCAAGATCGTCGGTCTGCATGGACAGCACATCACCGGCACCCATGGCCTGGCCATCGAGCCGGACATGCGCCTTGGTGAGGCCCTGGCGGCTGCACCCGAAACAGAATGCCTTGTCATTCCGGCCGGTCTGCGCATGTTGAATCAATTCAGGCACGATCCACGGCTTGCCCAGCTTCTCAAGCAGGTATGCACCAGCGACGCGAAAATTGTAGCGGGTCCTGGTGGCGACTCCGGTGCCCGTGACCGAAGAATGCTTCAAGCAGGTGATGTGGAGTTTTTCCCGCCAGAAGAGGGAATCTTCGAATTTGCCCGCCATCTGGCCAGCACCCTGCAATCCTGA